In one window of Methanosarcina vacuolata Z-761 DNA:
- a CDS encoding IS1 family transposase (programmed frameshift) has product MGKRGPKPRFIDVACPNKNCKLYGLTNQGNITGNGTYISRGEKTRRYLCRHCGKVFNDHTDTFYHNLRKAEKTIDLALKMSMKGMSIEAIADVLEVESASVKRWLARAAEQCDKVNDSMMKDVDVPKIEMDELWVIIQKKRVPRMKDYEDNGPWMWVAFAPGCRLILDFVIGPRKQYVADKLVESVKKHLSDKIPLFVTDGLNFYREALLKHFGVLIEYPRTGKRGRPKKPEIFPRDDLKYAQVVKIRINGLLKKVKKKIIFGNNIEQSEISTTLLERQNLTFRQDNNRVSRKTIGFSKVKEWLEHQMRLYCTHFNFCRGHGGLKYKDERGVECKNTPAREAGIVDSIWTLKELLTFRCFKTSIK; this is encoded by the exons ATGGGAAAAAGAGGTCCAAAACCAAGATTCATTGACGTTGCCTGTCCTAACAAAAACTGCAAGCTCTATGGTCTTACTAACCAAGGCAATATTACTGGAAATGGAACATATATAAGTCGTGGAGAAAAAACAAGAAGATATCTTTGCCGTCATTGCGGTAAAGTATTCAACGACCATACAGACACTTTTTATCATAATCTTCGGAAAGCTGAGAAAACTATTGATTTAGCTTTAAAAATGTCTATGAAAGGTATGAGCATTGAAGCCATTGCCGATGTTTTAGAGGTAGAATCTGCCAGTGTAAAACGATGGTTAGCTCGTGCAGCTGAACAATGCGATAAAGTAAATGACAGTATGATGAAAGACGTGGATGTACCCAAGATAGAAATGGATGAACTATGGGTAATAATTCAAAAAAAAAG AGTTCCTAGAATGAAGGATTATGAAGATAATGGGCCATGGATGTGGGTAGCTTTTGCACCAGGTTGTAGGCTAATACTGGACTTTGTAATAGGACCAAGAAAACAGTATGTTGCGGATAAGTTAGTCGAGTCAGTTAAAAAACATCTTTCGGATAAAATACCTCTTTTTGTCACAGATGGATTGAACTTTTATAGAGAAGCCCTTTTGAAACATTTTGGAGTTTTAATTGAGTATCCAAGAACTGGGAAAAGAGGAAGACCAAAGAAACCAGAAATTTTTCCCCGTGATGATTTGAAGTATGCACAGGTAGTCAAAATAAGAATAAATGGGTTACTTAAGAAAGTCAAGAAGAAGATTATCTTTGGAAACAATATTGAACAAAGTGAAATCTCAACAACTTTACTTGAAAGACAAAACCTGACTTTTAGGCAGGATAACAACAGAGTTTCAAGAAAAACAATAGGGTTTTCAAAAGTCAAAGAATGGTTAGAGCATCAAATGAGGTTATATTGTACCCACTTTAACTTCTGTAGAGGTCATGGAGGATTAAAGTACAAAGATGAAAGAGGGGTAGAATGTAAAAATACACCTGCAAGAGAGGCAGGAATTGTGGACTCAATATGGACCTTAAAGGAATTGCTGACATTCAGGTGTTTTAAAACATCAATCAAATAA
- a CDS encoding glycosyltransferase family 4 protein: MESVNIRYITQKKISPILQETVLSYNAVNKMRDIKNFDIHLNYGSLFTGYFVSRKVSPTIFDIMDDLPEMIQTSPQIPYVLKPFGKFLGLFILNLNIAKSKKITYISQSLKKDYNFPDLKSEYVPNGVDTELFKPCSVDSLRKQLNIGDDIFLIGYVGALREWVDLELVFKALKLFDPKLNIKFIVVGKEAEFLKNKQLADLCGVSENVIFTGDVPYSDVPKYISCMDVCLIPFKTSDVAKNSLPLKLFEYMACEKPVISVRLPAVIDAVGDRVIYASDFHDFYDNILRLYHNKFYRNLLGSEGRKFVKSQYDWSVICKKLDKLLEASIS, encoded by the coding sequence ATGGAGTCCGTAAATATAAGATATATTACTCAAAAGAAAATAAGTCCTATACTTCAGGAGACAGTTCTTAGTTACAATGCAGTAAATAAAATGAGAGATATTAAAAACTTTGATATACATCTTAACTATGGCAGTCTTTTTACAGGTTACTTTGTTTCAAGAAAAGTCTCACCTACTATCTTTGACATTATGGATGATTTGCCAGAAATGATTCAAACTTCACCACAGATTCCTTATGTTTTGAAACCTTTTGGAAAATTTCTTGGACTTTTTATTTTAAATTTAAACATTGCTAAATCTAAAAAAATAACTTATATTTCTCAGTCCTTAAAAAAAGATTATAACTTTCCTGATTTAAAATCTGAGTATGTTCCTAATGGAGTTGATACTGAACTATTTAAGCCTTGTTCTGTTGATTCATTAAGAAAGCAACTCAATATTGGTGATGATATCTTTTTAATCGGGTACGTTGGTGCTTTAAGAGAATGGGTAGATTTAGAACTTGTCTTTAAAGCGCTAAAATTATTTGATCCAAAACTGAATATCAAATTTATAGTTGTTGGTAAAGAAGCTGAGTTCTTAAAAAATAAACAGTTAGCAGACCTATGTGGCGTTTCAGAAAATGTAATATTTACAGGAGATGTCCCTTATTCAGACGTTCCGAAGTATATTTCATGTATGGACGTGTGTCTCATTCCGTTTAAGACGAGTGATGTTGCAAAAAATTCATTACCATTAAAACTTTTTGAATATATGGCTTGTGAAAAACCAGTAATCTCAGTCAGATTGCCTGCTGTTATTGATGCTGTTGGTGATAGGGTCATATATGCTTCAGATTTCCATGATTTTTATGATAACATCCTTCGTTTATATCATAATAAATTTTACAGAAACTTACTGGGTTCAGAAGGCAGAAAGTTTGTAAAAAGTCAATATGACTGGTCAGTAATATGTAAAAAATTAGACAAATTATTGGAGGCATCAATTTCATGA
- a CDS encoding B12-binding domain-containing radical SAM protein encodes MRVYFLNPPFLPNFVRCGRWQGCSSRSGGLDYPKWLAYATAVVGQSFKDVKLVDAPAKKWDLNKVYEDVKLFHPDILVVDSNFSSLKNDIEITEYLKINVGIDTTIVVGPPVSQFPDEILNHEGVDLVARFEYDFTIKEIAEAILHGKTIEDIKGISYRRNGIIIHNPDRGYTTSKDLDSIPFVSKIYKEHLDIKDYFLSQSLYPEIQIFTGRGCPNRCSFCSWPVTLMGRKYRHRSSENIVDEFEYIKKDLPEVKEVFIEDDSFTIDEKLVLDVCNDLIKRKLNMVWSCNSRATLNYETMKLMKKAGCRLLIVGYESGSNEVLQTIKKGVNKERMIKFTHDAKKAGLLIHGDFIIGMPGEKVETAEQTLQFIKELKPNILQVAVATPLPGTEFYRYVKDNGYITVDDLGDSIDNNGFQRCIVSYPDFSKSDIEFFVDKTLKNYYLTPSFILVAVSNICRKNGLHELKSMFKSAKTFIKYVGRER; translated from the coding sequence ATGAGAGTGTATTTTTTAAATCCTCCGTTTTTACCGAATTTTGTAAGATGCGGACGTTGGCAGGGCTGTTCTTCAAGAAGTGGAGGGTTAGATTATCCTAAATGGTTAGCTTATGCTACAGCAGTTGTAGGCCAATCTTTTAAGGATGTAAAGCTTGTTGATGCTCCTGCTAAAAAATGGGATCTAAATAAAGTTTATGAAGATGTGAAGCTTTTTCATCCAGATATTCTTGTAGTTGATAGTAATTTTTCTAGTCTAAAAAACGACATTGAGATCACAGAATATTTGAAAATAAATGTTGGGATTGATACAACTATAGTCGTAGGGCCTCCAGTATCTCAATTTCCAGATGAAATTCTTAATCACGAAGGAGTCGATTTAGTAGCAAGATTTGAATATGATTTTACAATTAAAGAAATCGCTGAAGCTATTCTTCATGGAAAAACAATTGAGGACATAAAGGGAATATCATATCGAAGAAACGGAATAATTATTCATAATCCTGATAGAGGGTATACTACTTCAAAAGACTTGGATAGCATTCCATTTGTGTCAAAAATTTATAAAGAACATCTTGATATTAAAGACTATTTTTTAAGTCAATCTCTATATCCTGAAATTCAGATATTTACAGGAAGGGGATGTCCTAACAGATGTTCTTTTTGCTCTTGGCCGGTAACATTAATGGGAAGAAAGTATCGCCATAGAAGTTCTGAAAATATTGTAGATGAATTTGAATATATAAAAAAAGATCTTCCCGAGGTTAAGGAAGTTTTCATCGAGGACGATTCTTTCACAATCGATGAAAAATTAGTTCTAGATGTGTGCAATGATCTAATCAAAAGGAAACTCAATATGGTGTGGTCTTGTAATTCTAGAGCGACACTGAACTATGAAACTATGAAACTAATGAAAAAAGCAGGTTGTAGGCTTCTTATCGTTGGTTACGAATCAGGGAGTAATGAAGTACTTCAAACTATTAAAAAAGGGGTAAATAAAGAGAGGATGATAAAATTTACTCATGACGCAAAAAAAGCTGGATTGCTTATCCATGGAGATTTTATTATCGGTATGCCAGGTGAAAAAGTAGAGACCGCTGAACAAACTCTTCAGTTCATAAAGGAATTGAAGCCAAATATATTGCAAGTAGCAGTTGCAACTCCTCTTCCAGGCACAGAATTTTATCGTTATGTTAAAGATAATGGGTATATTACTGTGGATGATTTAGGTGATAGTATCGATAATAATGGGTTTCAACGATGTATTGTCTCGTATCCAGACTTCTCTAAGAGCGATATTGAATTTTTTGTTGACAAAACTTTGAAGAATTATTATTTAACCCCTTCGTTCATTTTAGTAGCAGTTAGTAATATTTGTAGGAAGAATGGATTGCATGAACTAAAATCTATGTTTAAATCAGCTAAGACATTTATCAAATATGTAGGTCGAGAAAGATGA
- a CDS encoding glycosyltransferase family 4 protein, which produces MSGSSKPIFQLMMNLEKNGVQTTMLSDHLSEATLNIHNILLNKYRVNLDIQRTNNLNKGLLKSREDVIHDIISWWSDCDLLISTDFLIPWLLSHNNIKLNTKIIFLGSNNMNFKFRYLIDSGFPALINLYKPSFFSKYIFRGFLLQNLLNRFDFILTTSNYVKSEMKILNLNVPIFSLPIGVDVKQYSPLNLSETSFLYFGWGSGIRGLQDVLKSFEVYSEEYDNSYLNVCLQGQHGPEESFYANMINKSRIKNKIHVHFFTENIESLIKSSTAVILPFRIPFGYSQPPLAVLESMSFGRVVISTNVGCIPEIISHKSDGFLINPNSPNEILDVLMSLDNSVVNNIGSKAHEKIHNFFSWEIVTPQYIRLFSEILEGFYD; this is translated from the coding sequence TTGTCAGGGTCTTCTAAACCTATTTTCCAACTAATGATGAATCTTGAAAAAAACGGTGTCCAAACAACTATGCTCTCAGATCATTTAAGTGAAGCCACGTTAAATATTCACAACATTTTATTAAATAAATATCGTGTTAATTTAGATATTCAGCGTACGAATAACTTGAATAAGGGCCTTCTGAAAAGTAGAGAAGATGTAATACATGATATAATATCTTGGTGGAGCGATTGTGACCTACTAATTTCTACAGACTTCCTTATCCCGTGGCTTTTAAGTCATAATAATATAAAGCTAAATACTAAAATAATTTTCCTTGGTTCAAACAATATGAATTTTAAATTTAGATATCTTATTGATTCCGGTTTTCCAGCTCTTATCAATCTATATAAACCTTCGTTCTTTAGTAAATATATTTTTCGAGGTTTTCTGCTTCAGAATCTGCTAAACCGTTTTGATTTTATCTTGACAACTAGTAATTATGTCAAATCTGAAATGAAAATATTAAATTTGAATGTTCCTATTTTTTCCTTACCTATTGGTGTGGACGTAAAACAGTATTCACCTCTCAATTTAAGTGAAACCAGTTTTTTATATTTTGGGTGGGGGTCTGGTATAAGAGGGTTACAAGATGTTTTAAAATCCTTTGAAGTTTATTCTGAAGAATATGACAACTCTTATTTAAATGTCTGTCTGCAAGGTCAACATGGTCCTGAAGAATCATTTTACGCAAATATGATAAATAAATCTAGAATTAAAAATAAGATTCATGTCCATTTTTTTACTGAGAATATAGAAAGCTTAATAAAGTCTAGTACTGCGGTTATATTACCTTTTAGAATTCCATTCGGTTATTCACAACCCCCACTTGCGGTTCTGGAGAGTATGTCTTTTGGACGCGTTGTAATCTCTACAAATGTAGGCTGTATTCCTGAAATTATTTCTCATAAGTCTGATGGTTTTTTGATAAATCCTAATTCACCCAACGAAATTTTAGATGTTCTTATGAGCTTAGACAATTCTGTTGTTAACAATATCGGTTCAAAGGCTCATGAAAAAATTCATAATTTTTTTTCATGGGAAATTGTTACTCCTCAGTATATAAGATTATTCAGTGAAATATTGGAGGGTTTTTATGACTAA
- a CDS encoding acyltransferase — protein sequence MNLNSFIFLLIYYSFARYLPVSYSPLSFSVVKPFRGYICKHIFEKCGTNVNIESNVFFGSGVNIKIGNNSTIGINAYIGGIGSGGRLTIGNNVMMARDVVILTKTHNFENVYQPMNTQGGENFSVTIGNDVWIGARVIILPDVVIGDGVIIGAGAVVTKDIPAYSVVGGVPAHLIKMRC from the coding sequence ATGAATCTCAACTCCTTTATTTTTTTGTTGATTTATTACTCATTTGCAAGGTATCTTCCTGTCTCATACAGTCCATTAAGTTTCAGTGTAGTTAAACCTTTTAGGGGTTATATATGTAAGCATATTTTCGAAAAATGTGGAACAAATGTAAATATTGAGAGCAATGTTTTCTTCGGTAGCGGGGTAAATATAAAAATTGGAAATAATTCTACGATTGGAATTAACGCTTATATCGGAGGCATTGGGAGCGGTGGAAGATTAACAATTGGCAATAACGTCATGATGGCAAGGGATGTAGTTATTTTAACTAAAACACATAATTTTGAAAATGTTTATCAACCAATGAACACACAAGGTGGTGAAAATTTTAGTGTTACTATTGGAAATGATGTTTGGATTGGCGCCAGAGTTATTATATTGCCTGATGTAGTAATTGGAGATGGTGTGATTATCGGAGCTGGAGCGGTGGTGACTAAAGATATTCCGGCGTATTCAGTTGTAGGTGGAGTTCCTGCTCATCTTATAAAAATGAGATGCTAA
- a CDS encoding class I SAM-dependent methyltransferase, whose product MTNNINTKSKEYYIQKTVAEDYDAERFTSLGGKMFDMFEKNVVISSLPQNKNAKILDAGAGSGRFTIEMLKKGYVNVHSCDFSPAMLDIIKSKVSTFGFQDQVKISREDVTNLSFSDNYFDYISCIRVTVNLDTLENVTKAIREFYRVCKPGGVVVFDIVNPMSIAYFGSKKNSMITMKKAKAIIKSIPGIRVKKVFGSRFLSQTAFEKTPASLMGVTNNIDKLFSYLFPFFCVRIYFVLTKD is encoded by the coding sequence ATGACTAATAACATAAATACAAAATCAAAAGAATACTATATCCAAAAAACTGTTGCTGAAGATTATGATGCAGAAAGATTCACTTCTCTAGGTGGAAAAATGTTCGATATGTTCGAAAAAAATGTGGTAATATCCAGTCTTCCACAAAATAAGAATGCAAAAATATTAGATGCAGGGGCAGGTAGCGGCAGATTTACGATTGAGATGTTGAAAAAAGGATATGTTAATGTTCACTCATGTGATTTTTCTCCTGCCATGCTAGACATAATTAAATCAAAAGTTAGTACATTTGGCTTTCAAGATCAAGTTAAAATATCTAGAGAAGATGTAACAAATCTTAGTTTTTCAGATAATTACTTTGACTATATTTCTTGTATCAGGGTTACAGTGAATCTCGACACCCTTGAAAATGTAACCAAAGCTATTCGAGAGTTTTATAGAGTTTGTAAGCCTGGAGGGGTAGTTGTTTTCGATATCGTTAATCCGATGAGTATCGCATACTTTGGATCTAAAAAGAATTCTATGATTACTATGAAAAAGGCAAAAGCAATAATAAAGTCTATCCCAGGAATAAGGGTCAAAAAAGTATTTGGAAGTAGATTTTTAAGTCAGACTGCTTTTGAAAAAACACCTGCCAGCTTAATGGGAGTTACAAATAATATAGATAAATTATTTTCTTACTTATTTCCATTTTTTTGCGTAAGGATATATTTTGTTTTAACAAAAGATTAA
- a CDS encoding glycosyltransferase family 2 protein, with amino-acid sequence MTLTIAAMPAYNESNSIANIILECRKYVDEVVVVDDGSSDNTADIAESLGAYVVRHETNKGYGAALKNCFETARKLDAYAMVIIDSDGQHDPFEIPKLLEPLNNGFDLVIGSRFVNGNGKNVPLYRKFGMRILDIATIMAGGIHVTDSQSGFRAYGKKAIECININGVDMSAGSEILLQAQDHRLKHTEVEIHCRYDVDDCSSQSPFLHGSKVLLRLLRDMEYRKPLYYFTVPGMLLGAIGIFMGLKFIQVFYLGGSLSFGPTLLMILLTIVGMFMAFTGIILHAVSRMIFELKRYSY; translated from the coding sequence ATGACTCTAACAATAGCGGCAATGCCTGCTTATAATGAATCAAATTCAATTGCAAACATAATCCTGGAATGCAGGAAATACGTCGATGAAGTAGTTGTTGTCGATGATGGTAGTTCGGACAATACTGCCGATATTGCTGAATCCCTTGGTGCTTATGTTGTCCGCCATGAAACAAATAAAGGATATGGAGCAGCTCTAAAAAATTGTTTTGAGACTGCACGTAAGCTCGATGCATATGCAATGGTCATAATAGATTCTGATGGGCAGCATGACCCCTTTGAAATTCCTAAACTTCTGGAGCCCTTAAATAATGGTTTTGATCTAGTAATCGGTTCAAGGTTCGTCAACGGTAACGGTAAAAACGTTCCCCTTTATCGTAAGTTCGGAATGAGAATTCTAGACATTGCAACTATCATGGCAGGGGGTATCCACGTTACCGATTCACAAAGTGGCTTCCGCGCCTACGGGAAAAAAGCCATTGAATGCATAAATATAAACGGTGTTGATATGTCCGCAGGATCTGAGATTCTTCTTCAGGCTCAAGATCATCGTCTGAAACATACCGAAGTGGAAATCCATTGCAGGTACGATGTGGATGACTGTTCCAGCCAAAGCCCATTTTTACATGGATCTAAGGTTCTATTGCGGCTTTTAAGAGATATGGAATATAGAAAACCTTTATACTATTTTACTGTTCCTGGAATGCTTTTGGGTGCAATAGGGATATTTATGGGACTAAAATTTATACAGGTTTTTTACCTTGGTGGAAGCTTAAGTTTTGGACCGACGTTATTGATGATATTACTGACTATTGTTGGGATGTTTATGGCGTTTACGGGAATTATATTGCATGCTGTATCGCGGATGATCTTCGAACTAAAAAGATACAGTTATTGA
- a CDS encoding glycosyltransferase family 4 protein: MTGDERIYGSTRAAYELTLNLAKRNHELSVFSTSDTLNDNIETRKNLNIYRYGSQLKLFSTHFSYSIFYKPQRCHLDIVHVHFDIPPVPFAGLKLSTETKTPLVVTYHGDWDDSYGSFFRKTGVRFFNRFFVDKLLTQADVIISPSENYIKESNFLVKYSDKTVVIPNGVNIEQFKTVISKEECRKLLHLPLNCKIILFLGALNLRKGPDILLNAMVNVIKEYPTSKLLYVGDGSFKSELFTMTKKLGLEDSVIFTGYIAENLKPLYYKASNLFVVPSTISTEVFPLVILEAMASNIPIIVSDLLTFKSIVDDGQNGLIARKSDPNDLSIKILQLLDYPNLVKKLCQNGLEYAEKYSWENVAKETEKVYKNYV; encoded by the coding sequence TTGACAGGTGACGAAAGAATATATGGGTCTACTAGAGCTGCTTATGAACTAACTCTTAATTTAGCCAAGAGAAATCATGAGCTTTCTGTGTTTTCTACCTCTGATACATTAAATGATAATATTGAAACTAGAAAAAATCTAAATATCTATAGATACGGCTCTCAACTGAAGCTGTTTTCTACACATTTCTCTTATAGTATTTTTTATAAACCTCAAAGATGTCATCTTGATATTGTTCATGTACACTTTGATATTCCCCCAGTTCCATTTGCAGGACTAAAACTTTCTACGGAAACAAAAACACCATTAGTTGTCACCTATCATGGAGATTGGGATGATAGTTATGGAAGTTTCTTCCGTAAAACAGGAGTTCGATTTTTTAATCGATTTTTTGTAGATAAACTTCTTACTCAAGCTGATGTCATTATTTCGCCCTCTGAAAACTATATTAAAGAATCAAACTTTTTAGTAAAATACTCAGATAAAACAGTAGTAATTCCAAACGGTGTTAATATAGAACAATTTAAAACTGTCATTTCGAAAGAAGAATGTCGAAAACTATTACATTTGCCTCTTAATTGTAAAATTATCTTATTCTTAGGTGCTTTGAATTTAAGAAAGGGTCCAGATATTTTGTTAAATGCTATGGTAAATGTCATTAAAGAATATCCCACCTCCAAACTACTTTATGTTGGAGACGGTAGTTTTAAATCAGAATTATTTACAATGACAAAAAAACTTGGACTAGAAGATTCTGTAATCTTTACAGGATACATTGCTGAGAATTTAAAACCTTTATATTACAAAGCGTCGAATTTATTTGTTGTTCCTTCTACAATAAGCACTGAGGTTTTTCCATTGGTTATCTTGGAAGCTATGGCATCGAATATTCCAATAATTGTAAGTGACCTTCTCACTTTTAAAAGTATTGTTGATGATGGTCAAAATGGATTAATAGCAAGAAAAAGTGATCCCAATGATCTTTCAATAAAAATACTTCAGTTATTGGATTATCCTAATCTTGTCAAAAAGCTGTGTCAAAATGGTCTTGAATATGCTGAAAAATATTCATGGGAAAATGTTGCTAAGGAAACTGAGAAGGTTTATAAGAATTATGTCTAA
- a CDS encoding polysaccharide deacetylase family protein — MVNALSVDLEFWYTAELVKKFVPQKIDDQVVESIEPLLSLMDKYNTKATFFVLGSLAEKYPELIKHIHDKGHEIASHGYSHKTLYDLDKESFDDEIKRSVTILKKITGENPIGFRAPTFSINNSTKWAFEILEKYGFKYDSSIFPIKTMLYGEPTAPLHVYKPSKHNVTINDPCGNIIEFPMTVARLGMNIPICGGFYFRLFPSYFFYLILKKIKNIRPVVIYIHPWETYIQTPRLNLPFFSSFITYYNIKSNLSKFEYLLKNFEFTTMRNVLEL; from the coding sequence ATGGTTAATGCTCTAAGTGTTGATTTAGAGTTTTGGTATACAGCAGAGCTTGTTAAGAAATTTGTCCCTCAAAAAATAGATGATCAGGTAGTCGAATCTATAGAGCCGTTACTTTCTCTTATGGACAAATACAACACAAAAGCAACTTTTTTTGTTTTGGGTAGCTTAGCAGAAAAATATCCTGAATTAATTAAACATATTCATGATAAAGGACATGAGATTGCTTCTCATGGTTACTCACATAAGACTTTATACGATTTAGACAAAGAGAGTTTTGATGATGAAATTAAAAGATCTGTAACTATATTGAAAAAAATAACAGGAGAAAATCCTATTGGATTTCGCGCGCCTACTTTTTCGATAAACAACTCAACTAAATGGGCTTTTGAGATACTTGAGAAGTATGGGTTCAAATATGATTCAAGTATATTTCCGATAAAAACAATGTTATATGGAGAACCTACAGCACCACTACATGTATACAAACCTTCTAAACACAATGTTACTATTAACGATCCTTGTGGAAACATTATTGAATTCCCAATGACTGTTGCCAGACTAGGAATGAATATTCCTATTTGTGGTGGTTTCTATTTCCGTTTGTTTCCATCATATTTTTTTTACTTAATACTGAAAAAAATAAAAAATATAAGACCAGTTGTGATTTATATTCACCCATGGGAGACTTACATTCAAACACCACGTTTAAATTTACCATTTTTTTCAAGTTTTATCACTTATTATAATATTAAGTCCAATTTAAGCAAATTTGAATATTTGTTGAAGAATTTTGAGTTTACTACAATGAGAAATGTCTTGGAACTTTAA
- a CDS encoding methionyl-tRNA formyltransferase — protein MRIYINITEEPLYINRFIEDIIQSNSDEIVGINIVSGSFLEGNSFKRKIEYVATIALISGPIKLLKRICIMGSFFIFDGIKILRPKNPLSISKAANKYNIPITYIDDVNSIPFLGRLKKLNIDLIINQANLILKKEFLDVPKIGCINRHSALLPKYRGQLAPFWAYLNKETETGVSIHFVEEQIDSGDIIVQKRVPIMKFDTFDSLLDKIFLVTPHAMREALDIIRTGNFEEKLIENNDNSSSYYSIPRFKDAVRFRTVMIKNWLSGSANPR, from the coding sequence ATGAGAATATATATTAATATTACGGAAGAGCCTTTGTATATCAACCGTTTTATTGAAGATATTATACAATCAAACTCTGATGAAATTGTTGGTATTAATATTGTTTCCGGGTCCTTTTTAGAAGGAAATAGCTTTAAAAGAAAGATAGAGTATGTAGCCACCATAGCTCTGATTAGTGGTCCAATCAAACTTTTAAAGAGAATTTGTATAATGGGATCTTTCTTCATTTTTGATGGAATCAAGATTTTGAGACCAAAAAATCCTCTCTCAATTTCTAAAGCTGCTAATAAGTATAATATCCCTATCACATATATCGACGATGTCAACTCTATACCATTTTTGGGCCGCCTTAAAAAATTGAATATAGATTTGATAATAAATCAGGCCAACTTAATTTTGAAGAAAGAATTTCTTGATGTGCCTAAAATTGGTTGCATAAATAGGCACAGTGCACTTTTACCTAAGTATAGGGGCCAACTTGCACCTTTTTGGGCATATCTGAACAAGGAGACTGAAACCGGAGTTAGTATTCATTTTGTTGAAGAACAAATAGATAGTGGAGACATTATAGTTCAGAAAAGAGTCCCTATAATGAAATTTGATACGTTTGATTCTCTTTTAGATAAGATTTTTTTAGTTACTCCTCACGCAATGAGAGAAGCTCTTGATATTATTAGAACTGGTAATTTTGAAGAAAAACTGATTGAAAACAACGACAATAGTTCATCCTACTATTCGATACCTAGGTTTAAGGACGCAGTAAGATTTAGAACTGTCATGATTAAAAATTGGTTATCGGGATCTGCTAATCCCAGATGA